The Ciconia boyciana chromosome 22, ASM3463844v1, whole genome shotgun sequence genome has a window encoding:
- the LOC140662403 gene encoding signal transducer and activator of transcription 5B isoform X1, with translation MAVWIQAQQLQGEALRQMQALYGQHFPIEVRHYLSQWIESQAWDSIDLDNPQENVKATQLLEGLIQELQKKADHQVGEDGFLLKIKLGHYATQLQNTYDRCPMELVRCIRHILYHEQRLVREANNSPSPAGSLVDAMSQKHLQINQTFEELRLITQDSENELKKLQQTQEYFIIQYQENMRLQAQFSQLSQLGPQERLSRETTLQQKKASLEAWLHREAQTLQQYRVDLAEKHQKTLQLLRKQQTTILDDELIQWKRRQQLAGNGGPPEGTLDVLQTWCEKLAEIIWQNRQQIRRAEHLCQQLPIPGPVEEMLSELNGTITDIISALVTSTFIIEKQPPQVLKTQTKFAATVRLLVGGKLNVHMNPPQVKATIISEQQAKALLKNESTRNESSGEILNNCCVMEYHQATGTLSAHFRNMSLKRIKRSDRRGAESVTEEKFTILFESQFSVGGNELVFQVKTLSLPVVVIVHGSQDNNATATVLWDNAFAEPGRVPFAVPDKVQWPQLCEALNMKFKAEVQSSRGLTKENLVFLAQKLFNSTSSHLEDYSSTTVSWSQFNRENLPGRNYTFWQWFDGVMEVLKKHLKPHWNDGAILGFVNKQQAHDLLINKPDGTFLLRFSDSEIGGITIAWKFDSSERMFWNLMPFTTRDFSIRSLADRLGDLSYLIYVFPDRPKDEVFSKYYTPVLCESTPAKAVDGYVKPQIKQVVPEFVSASGDSAPGGATYMDQAPSPAVCSQPHYNMYTQNPDAVLDPEGDFDLDDTMDVARHVEELLRRPMDSQWIPHAQS, from the exons ATGGCAGTGTGGATCCAGGCGCAGCAGCTCCAGGGCGAAGCCCTGCGGCAGATGCAGGCGCTCTACGGGCAGCACTTTCCCATCGAGGTGCGGCACTACCTGTCGCAGTGGATCGAGAGCCAGGCATG GGACTCCATCGACCTCGACAACCCCCAGGAGAACGTGAAGGCAAcgcagctgctggaggggctgatccaggagctgcagaagaaggCGGACCACCAAGTGGGCGAAGACGGCTTCCTGCTGAAGATCAAGCTGGGGCACTACGCCACGCAGCTGCAG AACACGTATGACCGGTGCCCCATGGAGCTGGTGCGCTGCATCCGGCACATCCTCTACCACGAGCAGCGGCTGGTGCGGGAGGCAAACAAC AGCCCCTCGCCGGCCGGCTCCCTGGTGGACGCCATGTCCCAGAAGCACCTGCAGATCAACCAGACCTTTGAGGAGCTGCGGCTCATCACGCAGGACTCGGAGAACGAACTCAAGAAGCTGCAGCAGACACAGGAGTACTTCATCATCCAGTACCAGGAGAACATGCGTCTCCAAG CCCAGttctcccagctctcccagctgggcCCCCAGGAGCGCCTGTCGCGGGAGACGACGCTGCAGCAGAAGAAGGCGTCGCTGGAGGCCTGGCTGCACCGAGAGGCCCAGACACTACAGCAGTACCGCGTG GACCTGGCCGAGAAGCACCAGAAGACGCTGCAGCTGCTGCGCAAGCAGCAAACGACCATCCTGGACGACGAGCTGATCCAGTGGAAGCGTCGGCAGCAGCTGGCGGGGAACGGGGGCCCCCCCGAGGGTACCCTGGACGTGCTGCAGACCTG GTGTGAGAAGCTGGCAGAGATCATCTGGCAGAACCGGCAGCAGATCCGCCGTGCTGAGCACTTGTGCCAGCAGCTGCCGATCCCGGGCCCGGTGGAGGAGATGCTGTCAGAGCTGAACGGCACCATCACCGACATCATCTCCGCCCTGGTGACCAG TACCTTCATCATCGAGAAGCAgcctccccaggtgctgaaGACACAGACCAAGTTCGCAGCCACCGTGCGGCTCCTGGTGGGGGGGAAGCTGAACGTGCACATGAACCCCCCCCAGGTGAAGGCCACCATCATCAGCGAGCAGCAAGCCAAGGCCCTGCTGAAGAACGAGAGCACCCGCAA CGAAAGCAGCGGGGAGATCCTCAACAACTGCTGCGTGATGGAGTATCACCAGGCCACGGGGACGCTCAGCGCCCACTTCCGCAACATG TCCCTGAAGCGGATCAAGCGCTCGGACCGCCGTGGGGCTGAGTCAGTGACAGAGGAGAAGTTCACCATCCTCTTTGAGTCGCAGTTCAGTGTTGGTGGCAACGAGCTGGTCTTCCAGGTGAAG ACGCTGTCCCTGCCTGTGGTGGTGATCGTGCATGGGAGCCAGGACAACAATGCCACGGCCACCGTGCTCTGGGACAATGCCTTCGCCGAGCCC GGCCGCGTGCCCTTCGCCGTGCCTGACAAGGTGCAGTGGCCGCAGCTCTGCGAGGCACTCAACATGAAGTTCAAGGCGGAGGTGCAGAGCAGCCGTGGGTTGACCAAGGAGAACTTGGTGTTCCTGGCGCAGAAGCTCTTCAACAGCACCAGCTCCCACCTGGAGGACTACAGCAGCACCACAGTGTCCTGGTCCCAGTTCAACCGG GAAAACTTGCCCGGGAGGAATTACACCTTCTGGCAGTGGTTTGACGGGGTCATGGAGGTGCTGAAGAAGCATCTGAAGCCGCACTGGAACGACGG GGCCATCCTGGGCTTCGTCAACAAGCAGCAGGCGCATGACCTGCTCATCAACAAGCCTGACGGGACCTTCCTGCTGCGGTTCAGTGACTCGGAGATCGGCGGCATCACCATCGCATGGAAGTTCGACTCCT CCGAAAGGATGTTCTGGAACCTGATGCCTTTCACCACCAGGGACTTCTCCATCCGCTCCCTGGCCGACCGCCTCGGGGACCTCAGTTACCTCATCTACGTGTTCCCTGACCGGCCCAAGGACGAGGTCTTCTCCAAGTACTACACGCCGGTTCTCTGTGAGTCCACGCCAG CTAAAGCCGTGGATGGATACGTGAAGCCACAGATCAAGCAAGTGGTGCCAGA GTTTGTCAGTGCATCAGGCGATTCTGCCCCTGGAGGGGCCACCTACATGGACCAGGCTCCCTCACCCGCcgtctgctcccagccccattACAACATGTACACCCAGAA CCCTGACGCCGTGCTGGACCCCGAGGGCGACTTCGACCTGGACGACACCATGGACGTGGCGAGGCACGtggaggagctgctgcggcGTCCCATGGACAGTCAGTGGATCCCCCACGCCCAGTCATGA
- the LOC140662403 gene encoding signal transducer and activator of transcription 5B isoform X2 produces MAVWIQAQQLQGEALRQMQALYGQHFPIEVRHYLSQWIESQAWDSIDLDNPQENVKATQLLEGLIQELQKKADHQVGEDGFLLKIKLGHYATQLQNTYDRCPMELVRCIRHILYHEQRLVREANNSPSPAGSLVDAMSQKHLQINQTFEELRLITQDSENELKKLQQTQEYFIIQYQENMRLQAQFSQLSQLGPQERLSRETTLQQKKASLEAWLHREAQTLQQYRVDLAEKHQKTLQLLRKQQTTILDDELIQWKRRQQLAGNGGPPEGTLDVLQTWCEKLAEIIWQNRQQIRRAEHLCQQLPIPGPVEEMLSELNGTITDIISALVTSTFIIEKQPPQVLKTQTKFAATVRLLVGGKLNVHMNPPQVKATIISEQQAKALLKNESTRNESSGEILNNCCVMEYHQATGTLSAHFRNMSLKRIKRSDRRGAESVTEEKFTILFESQFSVGGNELVFQVKTLSLPVVVIVHGSQDNNATATVLWDNAFAEPGRVPFAVPDKVQWPQLCEALNMKFKAEVQSSRGLTKENLVFLAQKLFNSTSSHLEDYSSTTVSWSQFNRENLPGRNYTFWQWFDGVMEVLKKHLKPHWNDGAILGFVNKQQAHDLLINKPDGTFLLRFSDSEIGGITIAWKFDSSERMFWNLMPFTTRDFSIRSLADRLGDLSYLIYVFPDRPKDEVFSKYYTPVLSKAVDGYVKPQIKQVVPEFVSASGDSAPGGATYMDQAPSPAVCSQPHYNMYTQNPDAVLDPEGDFDLDDTMDVARHVEELLRRPMDSQWIPHAQS; encoded by the exons ATGGCAGTGTGGATCCAGGCGCAGCAGCTCCAGGGCGAAGCCCTGCGGCAGATGCAGGCGCTCTACGGGCAGCACTTTCCCATCGAGGTGCGGCACTACCTGTCGCAGTGGATCGAGAGCCAGGCATG GGACTCCATCGACCTCGACAACCCCCAGGAGAACGTGAAGGCAAcgcagctgctggaggggctgatccaggagctgcagaagaaggCGGACCACCAAGTGGGCGAAGACGGCTTCCTGCTGAAGATCAAGCTGGGGCACTACGCCACGCAGCTGCAG AACACGTATGACCGGTGCCCCATGGAGCTGGTGCGCTGCATCCGGCACATCCTCTACCACGAGCAGCGGCTGGTGCGGGAGGCAAACAAC AGCCCCTCGCCGGCCGGCTCCCTGGTGGACGCCATGTCCCAGAAGCACCTGCAGATCAACCAGACCTTTGAGGAGCTGCGGCTCATCACGCAGGACTCGGAGAACGAACTCAAGAAGCTGCAGCAGACACAGGAGTACTTCATCATCCAGTACCAGGAGAACATGCGTCTCCAAG CCCAGttctcccagctctcccagctgggcCCCCAGGAGCGCCTGTCGCGGGAGACGACGCTGCAGCAGAAGAAGGCGTCGCTGGAGGCCTGGCTGCACCGAGAGGCCCAGACACTACAGCAGTACCGCGTG GACCTGGCCGAGAAGCACCAGAAGACGCTGCAGCTGCTGCGCAAGCAGCAAACGACCATCCTGGACGACGAGCTGATCCAGTGGAAGCGTCGGCAGCAGCTGGCGGGGAACGGGGGCCCCCCCGAGGGTACCCTGGACGTGCTGCAGACCTG GTGTGAGAAGCTGGCAGAGATCATCTGGCAGAACCGGCAGCAGATCCGCCGTGCTGAGCACTTGTGCCAGCAGCTGCCGATCCCGGGCCCGGTGGAGGAGATGCTGTCAGAGCTGAACGGCACCATCACCGACATCATCTCCGCCCTGGTGACCAG TACCTTCATCATCGAGAAGCAgcctccccaggtgctgaaGACACAGACCAAGTTCGCAGCCACCGTGCGGCTCCTGGTGGGGGGGAAGCTGAACGTGCACATGAACCCCCCCCAGGTGAAGGCCACCATCATCAGCGAGCAGCAAGCCAAGGCCCTGCTGAAGAACGAGAGCACCCGCAA CGAAAGCAGCGGGGAGATCCTCAACAACTGCTGCGTGATGGAGTATCACCAGGCCACGGGGACGCTCAGCGCCCACTTCCGCAACATG TCCCTGAAGCGGATCAAGCGCTCGGACCGCCGTGGGGCTGAGTCAGTGACAGAGGAGAAGTTCACCATCCTCTTTGAGTCGCAGTTCAGTGTTGGTGGCAACGAGCTGGTCTTCCAGGTGAAG ACGCTGTCCCTGCCTGTGGTGGTGATCGTGCATGGGAGCCAGGACAACAATGCCACGGCCACCGTGCTCTGGGACAATGCCTTCGCCGAGCCC GGCCGCGTGCCCTTCGCCGTGCCTGACAAGGTGCAGTGGCCGCAGCTCTGCGAGGCACTCAACATGAAGTTCAAGGCGGAGGTGCAGAGCAGCCGTGGGTTGACCAAGGAGAACTTGGTGTTCCTGGCGCAGAAGCTCTTCAACAGCACCAGCTCCCACCTGGAGGACTACAGCAGCACCACAGTGTCCTGGTCCCAGTTCAACCGG GAAAACTTGCCCGGGAGGAATTACACCTTCTGGCAGTGGTTTGACGGGGTCATGGAGGTGCTGAAGAAGCATCTGAAGCCGCACTGGAACGACGG GGCCATCCTGGGCTTCGTCAACAAGCAGCAGGCGCATGACCTGCTCATCAACAAGCCTGACGGGACCTTCCTGCTGCGGTTCAGTGACTCGGAGATCGGCGGCATCACCATCGCATGGAAGTTCGACTCCT CCGAAAGGATGTTCTGGAACCTGATGCCTTTCACCACCAGGGACTTCTCCATCCGCTCCCTGGCCGACCGCCTCGGGGACCTCAGTTACCTCATCTACGTGTTCCCTGACCGGCCCAAGGACGAGGTCTTCTCCAAGTACTACACGCCGGTTCTCT CTAAAGCCGTGGATGGATACGTGAAGCCACAGATCAAGCAAGTGGTGCCAGA GTTTGTCAGTGCATCAGGCGATTCTGCCCCTGGAGGGGCCACCTACATGGACCAGGCTCCCTCACCCGCcgtctgctcccagccccattACAACATGTACACCCAGAA CCCTGACGCCGTGCTGGACCCCGAGGGCGACTTCGACCTGGACGACACCATGGACGTGGCGAGGCACGtggaggagctgctgcggcGTCCCATGGACAGTCAGTGGATCCCCCACGCCCAGTCATGA
- the GHDC gene encoding GH3 domain-containing protein has translation MLPAVAVAVAVAVAVAVAVAVALPAAPALRHRLARSALRRAAGWYRRRLELLGSEVRLSQERRLRRLLPAGTARGSEAFRERQPLGQSCPDGAPGGQVPPLRPWALLRSCWGTDPPLQGSLLYLDTLRAAFPQALAPRGTALLSWAPGHPRAPAGWPLPTLYCTPDEAGGLPSRAAALRVQLLFALQERALHVLEAGLAAELHDALAALRADWPRLAQDLALGRLSPQPGLPEGARGRLQALLAPDAARAAELRAECARGFEGIVQRLWPQLEVVVVGMAHGAEQLYCDALRQADCKGLPFYCPFYRAAGALLGVNLWPEEPVPRFLLCPDWAFCEFLPCPLEEEPRTVLLGELWEGREYGLVLTARPGEYRCRPGEVLRVVGFHKQCPVVEPVRRENQALSVRGESIPEERFCRSLCRAVGMWPGARLVDYICVESALLGASSGACAPHYEVFVELRGLRDLSEGQRYKLDQCLQEDFPVYKSFRFKGSIGPLRLHLVGAGAFARLREALGSPLPMPRVLREERLLQLIQGTVVS, from the exons ATGCTGCCcgcggtggcggtggcggtggccgTGGCggtggccgtggccgtggccgtggccgtggcgctgcccgccgcccccgccctgCGGCACCGCCTGGCCCGCTCCGCGCTGCGCCGAGCCGCGGGCTGGTACCGGCGgcggctggagctgctgggcagcGAGGTGCGGCTCAGCCAGgagcggcggctgcggcggctgCTGCCCGCCGGCACGGCCCGCG GCTCGGAGGCTTTCCGGGAGCGACAGCccctggggcagagctgccctgacGGGGCGCCGGGGGGGCAGGTCCCCCCGCTGCGCCCCTGGGCTCTGCTCCGCAGCTGCTGGGGCACCGACCCCCCTCTGCAG GGGTCCCTGCTCTACCTGGACACCCTCCGCGCCGCCTTCCCGCAGGCGCTGGCCCCCCGGGGCACggccctgctctcctgggcGCCCGGCCacccccgcgccccggcgggctggcccctgcccaccctgtACTGCACCCCGGACGAGGCGGGCGGCCTGCCCTCGCGGGCCGCTGCTCTGCGGGTGCAGCTGCTCTTCGCCCTGCAGGAGCGTGCCCTGCACGTGCTGGAGGCCGGCCTGGCCGCCGAGCTGCACGACGCGCTGGCGGCCCTGCGTGCCGACTGGCCCCGGCTTGCCCAGGACCTGGCGCTGGGCAGGCTGAGCCCCCAGCCCGGGCTGCCCGAGGGTGCGCGGGGCCGGCTGCAGGCGCTGCTGGCCCCCGATGCCGCCCGGGCGGCCGAGCTCCGGGCCGAGTGCGCCCGCGGGTTCGAGGGCATCGTGCAGCGCCTGTGGCCGcagctggaggtggtggtggtggggatggCACACGGTGCAGAGCAGCTCTACTGCGACGCCCTCCGCCAGGCCGACTGCAAGGGGCTGCCGTTCTACTGCCCCTTCTACCGGGCAGCGGGAG ccctgctcggTGTGAACCTGTGGCCAGAGGAGCCAGTGCCCCGATTCCTGCTGTGCCCCGACTGGGCTTTCTGCGAGTTCCTGCCCTGCCCGCTTGAAGAGGAACCACGGACGGTGCTGCTGGGCGAGCTCTGGGAGGGACGCGAGTATGGGCTGGTCCTGACGGCCCGGCCGGGAGAGTACAG GTGCCGTCCCGGGGAGGTGCTGAGGGTGGTCGGCTTCCACAAGCAGTGTCCCGTGGTGGAGCCCGTGCGCAG GGAGAACCAGGCGCTGAGCGTGCGGGGCGAGAGCATCCCTGAGGAGCGGTTCTGCCGGAGCCTGTGCCGCGCCGTGGGCATGTGGCCGGGCGCTCGCCTGGTCGACTACATCTGCGTGGAGAGTGCCCTGCTGG gcgCCTCTTCGGGGGCCTGCGCCCCCCACTACGAGGTGTTCGTGGAGCTGCGGGGCCTGCGGGACCTGTCGGAGGGGCAGCGCTACAAG CTGGACCAGTGTCTCCAGGAGGATTTCCCCGTCTACAAGTCCTTCCGCTTCAAGGGCAGCATCGGGCCCCTGCGCCTGCACCTGGTGGGGGCCGGGGCCTTCGCCCGGCTGCGGGAGGCGCTgggctcccccctccccatgcccAGGGTCCTGCGGGAGGAgcggctgctgcagctcatccAGGGCACCGTCGTCTCCTAG
- the LOC140662512 gene encoding inactive phospholipase C-like protein 2 — protein sequence MAEGPRGAPPPGSPRPAAPLPNGPRGGGGGGGGGGGGGGGGSPGSGSGSSSREDSAERSPAPAAPRASIMKDGSRQRPPQKKKTVSFSTMPNDRKINSTAACISFMLEGCELKKVRSNSRMYSRFFVLDADMRSVRWEPSKKDSEKAKIEIKSVKEVRVGKKTPVLRSNGLSDQFPDECAFSIIYGDNYESLDLVASSADVVSAWVMGLRYLVSYGKHTPEAPGTGHPSLRTSWISSVFDLADLEKSGHIPVSRAVQLIKALNPGMKTSTIELKFKELQKASERPGAEVACDLFVEAYCELCTRPEIFFLLVQFSSNKEYLGLKDLLMFLEVEQGMEGVTEEKCLEIVGKYEPSKEGREKGYLAIDGFTRYLLSADCSIFDPQHRKVCQDMAQPLSHYYISSAHSACLLEDNFWGRSDISGYISALGLGCRSIELVLWDGPEGEPVVYTSPSAASCMPFRAVVGLIDQHAFTASAYPLILCLVVRCSAPQQRLAAQCLRKTLGEKLYLEPPNPAASYLPSPEQLKGRILIKGKKLPPSCEDSEGEVSDEEEGWELARRLGQEDREVPEGGGPRRVRLSRELSELVSLCQAVPFQDFESSRRGQRYWEMCSFSEVEAGRFANECPAELVSYNKRFLSRVYPSPMRIDASNMNPQDFWKCGCQMVAMNYQTPGLMMDLNAGWFQQNGACGYVLRPAIMREEVSYFSANAKDSLPGVPAQLLHLKVISGQNLPKPKGSGAKGEVVEPYVCAEIHGIPADCAEHRTKTALQSGDNPIFDESLEFQINLPELAVLRFVVLDDDYIGDEFIAQYTIPFECLQPGYRHVPLQSLAGEPLPHATLFVHVAITDRRGGGKGHRRGLAGRRGRRVREYTSTKATGIKAIDEVFRTATQPLREATDLRENVQNALVSFKELCGLTPAANMKQCILTVATWLLHSDSAPSVTLNLAEQYPPMEAQGPIPDLLRKVLTAYETMIQTSRTLIESADAVYGKLIQAQQAGMDFHKELHRIEAKEGLRGRKLQKALESFAWNITVLKGQADLLKHAKAEALDNLWQIHNAGQSCGIGRNGSASPEPSRLRAPLEPIPETEGGNETASC from the exons ATGGCGGAGGGGCCCCggggcgccccgccgccgggctcgccccgccccgccgcgccgctgcccaacgggccccgcggcggcggcggcggcggcggcggcggcggcggcggcggcggcggcggcagccccggctcgggctcgggcagcagcagccgcgaGGACTCGGCGGAGCggagccccgcgcccgccgcgccccgggccAGCATCATGAAG GATGGCTCCCGGCAGCGGCCGCCGCAGAAGAAGAAGACGGTGTCCTTCAGCACTATGCCCAACGACCGCAAGATCAACAGCACGGCCGCCTGCATCTCCTTCATGCTGGAGGGCTGCGAGCTGAAGAAGGTGCGCTCCAACTCCCGCATGTACAGCCGCTTCTTCGTGCTGGATGCCGACATGCGCTCCGTGCGCTGGGAACCCTCCAAGAAGGACTCGGAGAAGGCCAAGATCGAGATCAAGTCGGTCAAAGAGGTGCGCGTGGGCAAGAAGACACCCGTCCTGCGCAGCAATGGCCTCTCCGACCAGTTCCCGGATGAGTGTGCCTTCTCCATCATCTACGGAGACAACTACGAGTCTCTGGACCTGGTGGCCAGCTCGGCTGACGTGGTGAGTGCCTGGGTGATGGGGCTCCGGTACCTGGTGTCCTACGGGAAGCACACCCCCGAGGCACCCGGGACCGGCCACCCCAGCCTCCGGACCTCCTGGATCTCCTCCGTCTTCGACCTCGCCGACCTGGAGAAGTCTGGCCACATCCCCGTGTCCCGGGCCGTGCAGCTGATCAAAGCACTCAACCCAGGCATGAAGACCTCCACCATCGAGCTGAAGTTCAAGGAGCTGCAGAAGGCCAGCGAGCGTCCCGGTGCGGAGGTGGCCTGCGACCTCTTCGTGGAGGCGTACTGCGAGCTCTGCACCCGCCCCGAGATCTTCTTCCTGCTGGTGCAGTTCTCCAGCAACAAGGAGTACCTGGGTCTGAAGGACCTGCTGATGTTCCTGGAGGTGGAGCAGGGCATGGAGGGGGTGACGGAGGAGAAGTGCTTGGAGATCGTTGGCAAGTACGAGCCCTCCAAGGAGGGCCGGGAGAAGGGCTACCTGGCCATCGATGGCTTCACGCGCTACCTGCTCTCTGCCGACTGCTCCATCTTCGACCCGCAGCACCGCAAGGTGTGCCAGGACATGGCGCAGCCCCTCTCCCACTACTACATCAGCTCTGCCCACAGCGCCTGCCTGCTGGAGGACAACTTCTGGGGCCGCTCGGACATCAGCGGCTACATCAGCGCCCTGGGCCTGGGCTGCCGCAGCATCGAGCTGGTGCTGTGGGACGGCCCTGAGGGCGAGCCCGTGGTCTACACCAGCCCCTCGGCCGCCTCCTGCATGCCCTTCCGCGCCGTGGTGGGGCTGATCGACCAGCACGCCTTCACCGCCTCCGCCTACCCCCTCATCCTCTGCCTGGTGGTGCGCTGCTCGGCCCCCCAGCAGCGCCTTGCCGCCCAGTGCCTGCGCAAGACGCTGGGGGAGAAGCTGTACCTGGAGCCCCCCAACCCCGCCGCGTCCTACCTGCCCTCCCCAGAGCAGCTCAAGGGCCGCATCCTCATCAAGGGCAAGAAGCTGCCGCCCAGCTGCGAGGACAGCGAGGGGGAGGTGTCGGACgaggaggaaggctgggagCTGGCGCGGCGGCTGGGCCAGGAGGACCGGGAGGTGCCGGAGGGAGGTGGCCCGCGGCGGGTGCGCCTCAGCCGGGAGCTCTCGGAGCTGGTGAGCCTCTGCCAGGCCGTCCCCTTCCAGGACTTCGAGAGCTCACGGCGCGGGCAGCGCTACTGGGAGATGTGCTCCTTCAGCGAGGTGGAGGCGGGACGCTTCGCCAACGAGTGCCCGGCCGAGCTTGTGAGCTACAACAAGCGGTTCCTCTCCCGCGTCTACCCCAGCCCCATGCGCATCGACGCCAGCAACATGAACCCCCAGGACTTCTGGAAGTGCGGCTGCCAGATGGTGGCCATGAACTACCAGACACCGGGGCTCATGATGGACCTGAACGCGGGCTGGTTCCAGCAGAACGGGGCCTGCGGCTACGTCCTCCGTCCCGCCATCATGCGGGAGGAGGTCTCCTACTTCAGTGCCAATGCCAAGGACTCCTTGCCTGGGGTGCCCGCCCAGCTCCTGCACCTCAAGGTCATCAGTGGGCAGAACCTGCCCAAGCCCAAGGGCTCGGGGGCCAAGGGGGAGGTGGTGGAGCCCTACGTCTGCGCCGAGATCCACGGCATCCCGGCCGACTGCGCCGAGCACCGCACCAAGACAGCCCTGCAGAGCGGGGACAACCCCATCTTTGACGAGAGCCTGGAGTTCCAGATCAACCTGCCGGAGCTGGCCGTCCTGCGCTTCGTCGTGCTGGACGATGACTACATCGGGGACGAGTTCATCGCCCAGTACACCATCCCCTTCGAGTGCCTGCAGCCCGGCTACCGCCACGTCCCCCTCCAGTCCCTGGCTGGAGAGCCCCTGCCCCACGCCACCCTCTTTGTGCACGTGGCCATCACTGaccgccgcggcgggggcaaGGGGCACCgccgggggctggcagggcgccggggccgccgggtGCGGGAGTACACCTCCACCAAGGCCACCGGCATCAAGGCCATTGATGAGGTTTTCCGGACGGCCACCCAGCCACTGCGGGAGGCCACCGACCTGCGGGAGAACGTGCAG AACGCGCTGGTCTCCTTCAAGGAGCTGTGCGGGCTGACGCCTGCCGCCAACATGAAGCAGTGCATCCTGACGGTGGCCACGTGGCTGCTGCACAGTGACAGCGCGCCCAGCGTCACCCTCAACCTGGCAGAGCAGTACCCCCCCATGGAGGCCCAGGGCCCCATCCCGGACCTGCTGCGCAAGGTCCTCACCGCCTACGAGACG ATGATCCAGACCAGCCGGACACTGATCGAGTCCGCCGACGCGGTGTACGGCAAGCTCATCCAGGCGCAGCAGGCAG GCATGGACTTCCACAAGGAGCTGCACCGCATCGAGGCCAaggaggggctgcggggccgcaAGCTGCAGAAGGCGTTGGAGAGCTTCGCCTGGAACATCACCGTCCTGAAG GGCCAGGCCGACCTCCTCAAGCACGCCAAGGCGGAGGCGCTGGACAACCTGTGGCAGATCCACAACGCGGGACAGTCCTGTGGCATTGGCAGGAATGGCTCAGCCTCGCCGGAGCCCTCCCGGTTGCGTGCCCCGCTGGAGCCCATCCCCGAGACGGAAGGAGGCAATGAGACGGCATCCTGCTGA
- the HCRT gene encoding hypocretin neuropeptide precursor yields the protein MRLPGTPLFGELQRAACLLLLLLCSLAAARQSLPECCRQKTCSCRIYDLLHGMGNHAAGILTLGKRKSVPPAFQSRLYRLLHGSGNHAAGILTMGKRGEHPGTACHNASGCPPGTDAQPTPALRGADTSPASPRGCQGRSGKDLTKSQVQGAAKSFY from the exons ATGCGGCTGCCCGGCACCCCTTTGTTCGGGGAG CTCCAGCGAGCTGCCTGCCtcttgctcctgctgctctgctccctggccGCCGCCCGGCAGAGTCTGCCCGAGTGCTGCCGGCAGAAGACCTGCTCCTGCCGCATCTATGACCTCCTGCACGGCATGGGCAACCACGCTGCCGGCATCCTCACGCTGGGCAAGAGGAAGAGCGTCCCGCCGGCCTTCCAGAGCCGGCTCTACCGCCTGCTGCACGGCTCTGGCAACCACGCCGCTGGCATCCTCACCATGGGCAAGCGCGGGGAGCACCCTGGCACCGCCTGCCACAACGCATCGGGCTGTCCCCCGGGCACGGATGCCCAGCCGACGCCAGCGCTGCGGGGCGCTGacaccagccctgccagccccagggggTGCCAGGGACGCTCGGGGAAGGACCTGACCAAGAGCCAGGTCCAGGGAGCTGCGAAAAGCTTTTACTGA